In Nitratidesulfovibrio sp., the following are encoded in one genomic region:
- a CDS encoding ABC transporter substrate-binding protein, translating to MLQMKRWVGFAAAVMALLAMAVTALAAEVKPLNTTWQAEHETFVPWYAKQQGWDKAAGFDFKMHMFDSGMAQIEALPAKQWVVGGTGGVPMMFGALRQNAYLIAIANDESVTNAVLVRPDSPILKTKGFNPKHPDVFGTPESVKGKTILATTISSGHYAMSLWLKALGLTDKDVTIKNMDPAQCVAAFEKGIGDAVVLWAPQMYNGLKKGWKVASDVKTAGGFVPIVLIGDKEYCDKNPEEVARFLKVYFQGIDALRSEGVKLAPEYARFLKWAGLNMSEEEAKMDLELHPVFTLQEQLKMFDASAGESQVQAWQKDLVKFFTELGKLKPAEGEKLLTGYYITDKFLKLVPTVK from the coding sequence CTCTTCTTGCCATGGCGGTGACGGCCCTTGCCGCCGAGGTGAAGCCCCTGAACACCACCTGGCAGGCAGAGCACGAAACCTTCGTGCCCTGGTATGCCAAGCAGCAAGGCTGGGACAAGGCCGCCGGTTTCGATTTCAAGATGCACATGTTCGATTCGGGCATGGCCCAGATCGAGGCCCTGCCCGCCAAACAGTGGGTTGTGGGCGGCACGGGCGGCGTGCCCATGATGTTCGGCGCGCTGCGCCAGAACGCCTACCTCATCGCCATCGCCAACGACGAATCGGTGACCAACGCGGTGTTGGTGCGCCCGGACAGCCCCATCCTGAAGACCAAGGGCTTCAATCCCAAGCATCCCGATGTGTTCGGCACGCCTGAAAGCGTCAAGGGCAAGACCATCCTGGCCACCACCATATCGTCCGGCCACTACGCCATGAGCCTGTGGCTGAAGGCCCTGGGCCTGACCGACAAGGACGTGACCATCAAGAACATGGACCCCGCCCAGTGCGTGGCCGCGTTCGAAAAGGGCATCGGCGACGCCGTGGTCCTGTGGGCGCCGCAGATGTACAACGGCCTCAAGAAGGGCTGGAAGGTTGCCTCCGACGTCAAGACGGCGGGCGGCTTCGTGCCCATCGTGCTCATCGGCGACAAGGAATACTGCGACAAGAACCCTGAAGAAGTGGCGCGCTTCCTCAAGGTGTACTTCCAGGGCATCGACGCGCTGCGTTCCGAAGGCGTGAAGCTGGCCCCCGAATACGCCCGCTTCCTCAAGTGGGCCGGGCTGAACATGAGCGAAGAAGAAGCAAAGATGGACCTGGAACTGCACCCGGTGTTCACCTTGCAGGAACAGCTGAAGATGTTCGACGCCTCCGCCGGTGAAAGCCAGGTGCAGGCATGGCAGAAGGACCTGGTGAAGTTCTTTACCGAACTCGGCAAGCTGAAGCCCGCCGAAGGCGAAAAGCTGCTGACCGGCTACTACATCACCGACAAGTTCCTGAAGCTGGTGCCCACCGTGAAGTAA